The stretch of DNA CCGAACCGAATCGAATTCGCTCAATCGCAAACGCTGGTAGATCGATCCCAATGATTCGACCGGATCGGCGATTAGGTCCTCATACCGCAACTCGACAATGCGACCGGGATCGATTTTGTCTCGGTCGCGAAGGTAAGCGCCGTACATCCGTTTGAAGCAGTCGACGACGTATTGCTTCTCCGGCGCTAGTGGATCGGTTTTATTGTCGGTTCCATCCTTGAGTGCGTTTTCCTCAATCGCTCGATAAGGCCGAGGCACCTGCAACCCTTGAACGTCGGCCAGACTGTGCCAGAGGCGGCATGTCGAGGGAAACAACGAACGTGGATCGCGAGTGACGTGAATGAACCGGGCATCGGGAAATGCGTTTGCGAGTTCCGCAATCCTGCCTGTATGCGTCGGACTCTTGATCACCAGCGGTCGCCCGGTCACCGTGCTGACAGCCAGCAAGAATCGCTTCAGTCCGGCAAGCCAAACATTTAGTTCCGATCGAGGCACGCCATCAAAATCGAGGTACTCCAAATAGCGCGGCGGCTGGTTGGGAAACGCGATATGTCGATAGGGCGACGGCAACCCTAGATTCATGAGTGCGAACTCATCTTCCTGAGGGCGGTCCCAACCGGTGGCCATGTTGTCCATCGGCCGCTTTCCCGGTAACAACCAGCGGAAGAATTTTTGAAAGATCCACTCGGTTACGAGGAAGTGGTGCGGCGCAAAACATTGGAACGTCGAGGGGCTGCTATAGCGTTCATCGAGCACCATCAATTCGTGCAGCAGCGTCGTGCCACTGCGCCAATGGCCGATAATGAAGACCGGCGGCCCGTGAAGTTCAGCGGCGGCGAGCCTGCGGCCAAACACCAGCTTTTGGATACCAGACAAAACGGTATTCGCGGGAACGGCAAGCGAAACGCCAAGCAGGTGGCTCCAGCGACTCGGATGAACCTGGAAGCTGCCTTCGCGAAGCAAACGCAACCATGTCAACGGTCGCATCCCATGCCAAAACCGAGGCGCATAGAACGGATACCGATGAAATTCGGCGGGACGGGACGCGTCGCGGGACGACTGGGGCGGGGGCTCTGTGGTTGTCAACGATTGACGTGAGATAGGTACAAAGAAGAAGAAAGTCGCTGGCCAAAATTCGGTTTCTTGAACAAATCGACGTCGATCGGGGAACTAAATGCCCCCGCGCGCTGTACGAATGCCTAAATCGAATTTCCTGACCGATTCTGAGCACGATCAATCTAACAGGCGGGATGCGGTTTGCGAAAGCGTTTCCCGCCGATTCCCGTGCAGATGCCCCGTGGTCGCCCATCGCGAATTCCTCGTTTGCCCCCTACAATCGGGCCGAAATCAAACATCCACCCCTTGTCGAGCTTTCTGGCGAGCTTTTCTGTCGAGAGGATTGCCAAGAGTTTCTGCCGAACACTCCGGCGATCGAACGCGTGGACCGAATCGCCTGCGAAGTCACCATGAATCAACCAAACGAGCTTTCGATCGCAGACCTCCAGCGTCACATCCGCCAAATGTACTACGACAAAGACGTCGCGCGTGGGGTGGAAGGCACCTTCATGTGGCTGATGGAAGAAGTCGGAGAATTGTCGTCCGCCTTGAGGGGAAACGACCGCGAGAATCTGGCCGAGGAATTCGCCGATGTAATTGCTTGGCTGGCCACCATCGCCAACGTCGCCGACATCGATTTGAACGCCGCGTTAACGGCGAAATACGGCAGCGGGTGCCCCGGTTGTTCCAAGCTGGTTTGCGAGTGCCCCGATTCGGAGAAACCATGACGTATCACTCGCTGGGCCGCGCGGCCGCCCTCACCCTCGTGTTGCTATTCGCTTCCGTCTCAGCCGCTTTCGGACAGTCGGATCCAGACTCCTCAGCCTCGTCTTCAGCCGCCAAGTCCGAGACAGCATCGGTGGCCGATCCGGGGTCAACGCCCGCAGAATCCAAGCCCGTCCTGTCGTTCGGCATCAACGGACATTACCGGCTCGGACACATGACAACCGTCCGGCTTGCCGGTCCGCGGAATACCATCGATGGACCGATCGTCCTCGAAACTCTCGACGGCGATGGCGTTCGGGTGCGGTACCATAACGATGATGTCCTCCCGATCGCCGATGGAAAGCAGGAGTTGGGCCTGATCAACGCTGGTTCGGAAGCAGCACCCGTCGCTGTACGACGGCTCGACGATGGTCAATTCACCACAGTCGCGCAAGCTCGTTTACCCGAATCCGGTAACCCAGCTCGCGGCCCCTCGGTGATCCCACCGTCGATGCCCTGGGTCGTATCGATCGGAGACGCATTGGGCATTGAAACGCTCGGTACGTCTAACGTCTTGACGGACAAACTGGCTCGAATCGCAGTCACGACAATCGATTCCGCCGGTAGCCTCCCCCATCAGCAACTCGGCTACGACGGCGTTGACTTAGTCATCATCAACGCCGCAGGACTCGACGTGGTCGGCAAGATGAACGATCGCCAGTCCGACGCGTTTGTCGGATGGATCCGCAGCGGTGGACGATGCTTCGTGTCGCTCGGCGAACAAAGTCAGGCGTTGCTCGACGCCGCCCCCTGGTTAATAAGCTTGCTTCCGATCGATGAAGTCGAATTGAATCGCTACGATCCTGCGGCATTTGAAACCTACACCAGCAGCCAAACCCCCCTGGATGTGTTTCGCGGCATCAAACTCCCACGGCGCGACGGAAAGCCGCTGTTGCTCGGCCGAACCACCCGCCGGGTGTCGGCCGTCTTGATCGCCGAATACGCGATCGGGCTGGGCAAGATCACCGCGATCACCGCAGACTTGGAATCGCCGCTGTTTGCCGAATGGCCCGAACGGATGAGTTTGGTCACACAAGCGATCGGCGACTTATTCACCGAACAAAACGACCGCAATTCGTCCGCCGATAATTCGACGACTTTTAATGACTTAGCCGGCCAAATGCGTGGCGTGCTGGACCAATTCGATGTCAAACGGCAATTCGATTTTTCAGTCGTCTCGTTGATCGTTCTGATCTTGATCGCCGCCATCGGGCCGCTCGATTATCTTTTGATCAATCGCGTACTCGGCAAACCGCTGTTGGGTTGGGTCACGTTTCCCGTGTTTGCGATTGCTCTAAGCGTTTTCTTGATCCTGCAGTCGAGCCCGCGTGCCGATGTGAACGATCCCCAATCACCAACGTCTTCGCTGGTTCGGGCCAATCAGTTCCAAA from Roseiconus lacunae encodes:
- a CDS encoding sulfotransferase family protein, yielding MTTTEPPPQSSRDASRPAEFHRYPFYAPRFWHGMRPLTWLRLLREGSFQVHPSRWSHLLGVSLAVPANTVLSGIQKLVFGRRLAAAELHGPPVFIIGHWRSGTTLLHELMVLDERYSSPSTFQCFAPHHFLVTEWIFQKFFRWLLPGKRPMDNMATGWDRPQEDEFALMNLGLPSPYRHIAFPNQPPRYLEYLDFDGVPRSELNVWLAGLKRFLLAVSTVTGRPLVIKSPTHTGRIAELANAFPDARFIHVTRDPRSLFPSTCRLWHSLADVQGLQVPRPYRAIEENALKDGTDNKTDPLAPEKQYVVDCFKRMYGAYLRDRDKIDPGRIVELRYEDLIADPVESLGSIYQRLRLSEFDSVRPTIEAWASREHRSYKVNRHQLSEADERLIREQWADYFEAYGYQ
- a CDS encoding MazG nucleotide pyrophosphohydrolase domain-containing protein, with the translated sequence MNQPNELSIADLQRHIRQMYYDKDVARGVEGTFMWLMEEVGELSSALRGNDRENLAEEFADVIAWLATIANVADIDLNAALTAKYGSGCPGCSKLVCECPDSEKP